Proteins from one Trichoplusia ni isolate ovarian cell line Hi5 chromosome 9, tn1, whole genome shotgun sequence genomic window:
- the LOC113497747 gene encoding uncharacterized protein LOC113497747 isoform X1, whose translation MEPPKSDAPKLPDMVMCGDHPSFTKTELNAKLDIKMDEKDKDKAKDKAMSYAKITPTPSVGSRTRATSEHALRLVEARRRVRSLEVVQRPDVDVAASGNRALVQVFPAAALGSFRWPPYLLCVWVLVLVLTHVLHCLVSVLERALPALKKCSQFFRTWTEESWRGECEANQRVWPAALALVTGLLYALYFTLYALYGVVLWAIEPLAAELDDKRSAADLRARDHTRDHTRDHTPPRVTNYDDDAKSAAHTPTHTA comes from the exons ATGGAGCCACCAAAGAGCGATGCGCCTAAACTGCCCGACATGGT caTGTGCGGCGATCATCCGTCTTTTACAAAGACGGAGCTTAACGCCAAACTAGACATAAAGATGGATGAAAAGGACAAGGATAAGGCTAAAGACAAGGCCATGTCTTATGCAAAGATAACGCCTACG CCATCGGTGGGGTCCCGCACGCGCGCCACGTCGGAGCACGCGCTGCGGCTGGTGGAGGCGCGGCGCCGCGTGCGCTCGCTGGAGGTCGTGCAGCGCCCCGACGTGGACGTGGCCGCCTCCGGGAACCGCGCGCTCGTGCAGG TGTTCCCAGCAGCAGCGCTGGGCAGCTTCCGGTGGCCGCCGTACCTGCTGTGCGTGTGGGTGCTGGTGCTGGTGCTCACGCATGTGCTGCACTGCCTCGTCAGCGTGCTGGAGCGCGCGTTGCCAGCCCTCAA GAAGTGCAGCCAGTTCTTCCGCACGTGGACGGAGGAGTCGTGGCGCGGCGAGTGCGAGGCCAACCAGCGCGTGTGGCCGGCGGCGCTGGCGCTGGTGACGGGGCTGCTGTACGCGCTGTACTTCACGCTGTACGCGCTGTACGGCGTCGTGCTGTGGGCCATCGAGCCGCTGGCCGCCGAGCTGGACGACAAGCGCAGCGCCGCCGACCTGCGCGCGCGCGACCACACTCGCGACCACACGCGCGACCACACGCCGCCACGAGTCACCAACTACGACGACGACGCCAAGAGCGCCGCGCACACGCCCACGCACACCGCCTAG
- the LOC113497747 gene encoding uncharacterized protein LOC113497747 isoform X2 produces the protein MEPPKSDAPKLPDMVMCGDHPSFTKTELNAKLDIKMDEKDKDKAKDKAMSYAKITPTPSVGSRTRATSEHALRLVEARRRVRSLEVVQRPDVDVAASGNRALVQAAALGSFRWPPYLLCVWVLVLVLTHVLHCLVSVLERALPALKKCSQFFRTWTEESWRGECEANQRVWPAALALVTGLLYALYFTLYALYGVVLWAIEPLAAELDDKRSAADLRARDHTRDHTRDHTPPRVTNYDDDAKSAAHTPTHTA, from the exons ATGGAGCCACCAAAGAGCGATGCGCCTAAACTGCCCGACATGGT caTGTGCGGCGATCATCCGTCTTTTACAAAGACGGAGCTTAACGCCAAACTAGACATAAAGATGGATGAAAAGGACAAGGATAAGGCTAAAGACAAGGCCATGTCTTATGCAAAGATAACGCCTACG CCATCGGTGGGGTCCCGCACGCGCGCCACGTCGGAGCACGCGCTGCGGCTGGTGGAGGCGCGGCGCCGCGTGCGCTCGCTGGAGGTCGTGCAGCGCCCCGACGTGGACGTGGCCGCCTCCGGGAACCGCGCGCTCGTGCAGG CAGCAGCGCTGGGCAGCTTCCGGTGGCCGCCGTACCTGCTGTGCGTGTGGGTGCTGGTGCTGGTGCTCACGCATGTGCTGCACTGCCTCGTCAGCGTGCTGGAGCGCGCGTTGCCAGCCCTCAA GAAGTGCAGCCAGTTCTTCCGCACGTGGACGGAGGAGTCGTGGCGCGGCGAGTGCGAGGCCAACCAGCGCGTGTGGCCGGCGGCGCTGGCGCTGGTGACGGGGCTGCTGTACGCGCTGTACTTCACGCTGTACGCGCTGTACGGCGTCGTGCTGTGGGCCATCGAGCCGCTGGCCGCCGAGCTGGACGACAAGCGCAGCGCCGCCGACCTGCGCGCGCGCGACCACACTCGCGACCACACGCGCGACCACACGCCGCCACGAGTCACCAACTACGACGACGACGCCAAGAGCGCCGCGCACACGCCCACGCACACCGCCTAG
- the LOC113497747 gene encoding uncharacterized protein LOC113497747 isoform X3, with the protein MEPPKSDAPKLPDMVMCGDHPSFTKTELNAKLDIKMDEKDKDKAKDKAMSYAKITPTPSVGSRTRATSEHALRLVEARRRVRSLEVVQRPDVDVAASGNRALVQAALGSFRWPPYLLCVWVLVLVLTHVLHCLVSVLERALPALKKCSQFFRTWTEESWRGECEANQRVWPAALALVTGLLYALYFTLYALYGVVLWAIEPLAAELDDKRSAADLRARDHTRDHTRDHTPPRVTNYDDDAKSAAHTPTHTA; encoded by the exons ATGGAGCCACCAAAGAGCGATGCGCCTAAACTGCCCGACATGGT caTGTGCGGCGATCATCCGTCTTTTACAAAGACGGAGCTTAACGCCAAACTAGACATAAAGATGGATGAAAAGGACAAGGATAAGGCTAAAGACAAGGCCATGTCTTATGCAAAGATAACGCCTACG CCATCGGTGGGGTCCCGCACGCGCGCCACGTCGGAGCACGCGCTGCGGCTGGTGGAGGCGCGGCGCCGCGTGCGCTCGCTGGAGGTCGTGCAGCGCCCCGACGTGGACGTGGCCGCCTCCGGGAACCGCGCGCTCGTGCAGG CAGCGCTGGGCAGCTTCCGGTGGCCGCCGTACCTGCTGTGCGTGTGGGTGCTGGTGCTGGTGCTCACGCATGTGCTGCACTGCCTCGTCAGCGTGCTGGAGCGCGCGTTGCCAGCCCTCAA GAAGTGCAGCCAGTTCTTCCGCACGTGGACGGAGGAGTCGTGGCGCGGCGAGTGCGAGGCCAACCAGCGCGTGTGGCCGGCGGCGCTGGCGCTGGTGACGGGGCTGCTGTACGCGCTGTACTTCACGCTGTACGCGCTGTACGGCGTCGTGCTGTGGGCCATCGAGCCGCTGGCCGCCGAGCTGGACGACAAGCGCAGCGCCGCCGACCTGCGCGCGCGCGACCACACTCGCGACCACACGCGCGACCACACGCCGCCACGAGTCACCAACTACGACGACGACGCCAAGAGCGCCGCGCACACGCCCACGCACACCGCCTAG